The following are encoded together in the Streptomyces rapamycinicus NRRL 5491 genome:
- a CDS encoding lytic transglycosylase domain-containing protein, protein MLTRAAGMVAAFLAGLALVVAAVLVVRHLTEPSEPELPVVPDARRPVVEAAVRTCSPLSVPLLAAQIDAESGWRRDADSGHAQGISQFSPVTWKEWGQDGDGDGKADVWEPRDAIPSQARYMCHLYEVVKVVPGGKAGLGATRLALAAYNAGPNAVLRARGIPKILETREYVDKILKELLPKYRKSEKRYQESEAKHTSSASASPSTPASPSPSGDPSGPASGSSPAATRRP, encoded by the coding sequence ATGCTGACCCGCGCCGCCGGGATGGTCGCCGCGTTCCTCGCCGGCCTCGCCCTGGTCGTCGCCGCGGTCCTGGTCGTACGGCATCTCACCGAGCCCTCGGAGCCCGAGCTGCCGGTGGTCCCCGATGCCAGGCGCCCCGTCGTGGAGGCCGCGGTCCGCACCTGCTCCCCGCTGAGCGTGCCGCTGCTGGCCGCCCAGATCGACGCGGAGAGCGGCTGGCGCCGGGACGCGGACTCCGGGCACGCCCAGGGCATTTCGCAGTTCTCCCCGGTCACCTGGAAGGAGTGGGGCCAGGACGGCGACGGCGACGGCAAGGCCGACGTCTGGGAGCCCCGCGACGCCATCCCCTCACAGGCCCGCTACATGTGCCATCTGTACGAGGTGGTCAAGGTGGTCCCGGGCGGCAAGGCCGGGCTCGGGGCGACCCGGCTCGCGCTCGCGGCGTACAACGCGGGGCCGAACGCGGTGCTGCGGGCGCGCGGCATCCCGAAGATCCTCGAGACGCGGGAGTATGTCGACAAGATCTTGAAGGAGCTGCTGCCCAAGTACCGGAAGAGCGAGAAGAGGTACCAGGAGAGCGAGGCGAAGCACACCAGCAGTGCCTCCGCCTCACCCTCCACACCGGCCTCCCCCTCGCCCTCCGGCGATCCGTCCGGGCCCGCCTCCGGCTCCTCACCGGCGGCTACACGTCGGCCGTGA
- a CDS encoding DedA family protein, whose amino-acid sequence MLEHLGSLTNTPWIYAVIGASVLLDVFLPVLPSGVLVITAATAAAGTTVDAVGVVRQAGAADFPAMFGLMLCAATASVLGDMVAYRLAWRGSDRLDRAIARSRRLTSAQEKLGTALVRGGGPLVVIARFAPAGRSVVSLSAGAAHRRVKEFLPWSAVAGLAWAAYSVALGYVGGQWLGATWLGTAVSVLALFAAGAGAAYVMKRPGEGEPSPLPAGPAGQPLPGAHQAR is encoded by the coding sequence TTGTTGGAACATTTGGGGTCGCTGACCAACACCCCATGGATCTATGCGGTGATCGGGGCGTCCGTCCTGCTCGATGTCTTCCTGCCCGTTCTGCCCAGCGGAGTTCTGGTGATCACCGCCGCCACCGCGGCCGCCGGCACCACCGTTGACGCCGTCGGCGTGGTGCGCCAGGCCGGCGCGGCCGACTTCCCCGCCATGTTCGGGCTGATGCTGTGCGCCGCGACCGCCTCCGTCCTCGGGGACATGGTCGCCTACCGGCTGGCCTGGCGCGGCAGCGACCGGCTCGACCGCGCCATCGCCCGCTCCCGCCGACTCACCTCCGCCCAGGAGAAGTTGGGCACCGCGCTGGTGCGCGGCGGCGGTCCGCTCGTGGTCATAGCCCGGTTCGCGCCCGCGGGGCGCTCGGTCGTCAGCCTGAGCGCGGGCGCGGCCCACCGGAGGGTGAAGGAATTCCTGCCGTGGTCGGCGGTGGCCGGGCTCGCCTGGGCGGCGTACAGCGTGGCCCTCGGCTATGTCGGCGGCCAGTGGCTCGGCGCCACCTGGCTCGGCACGGCGGTCTCGGTGCTCGCGCTGTTCGCGGCGGGCGCCGGTGCCGCGTATGTGATGAAGCGTCCGGGTGAGGGTGAGCCGAGTCCGCTCCCCGCGGGTCCGGCCGGGCAGCCGCTGCCCGGCGCCCACCAGGCGCGGTAG
- a CDS encoding DoxX family protein translates to MPSSTTPRTLGEALDSAKPYVLSLFRIVVGLLFFCHGASSLLGWFGGMMGTGKTIEAGTWPGWYAAVIQLVGGALVMLGVGSRSAAFISSGSMAYAYFHEHQPEKLWPIQNGGEPAAMFCWALLLLVFTGPGPWALDRIFGSPRASEAAPEARREPSRV, encoded by the coding sequence ATGCCTTCTTCCACCACCCCCCGCACCCTCGGCGAGGCGCTCGACAGCGCCAAGCCGTATGTCCTCTCCCTCTTCCGCATCGTGGTCGGGCTGCTGTTCTTCTGCCACGGCGCCTCGTCGCTGCTCGGCTGGTTCGGCGGCATGATGGGCACCGGCAAGACCATCGAGGCCGGCACCTGGCCGGGCTGGTACGCGGCCGTCATCCAGCTCGTCGGCGGCGCGCTGGTGATGCTCGGCGTCGGCAGCCGCAGCGCGGCCTTCATCTCCTCGGGCTCGATGGCCTACGCGTACTTCCACGAGCACCAGCCCGAGAAGCTGTGGCCCATTCAGAACGGCGGCGAGCCCGCCGCGATGTTCTGCTGGGCCCTGCTGCTGCTCGTCTTCACCGGCCCCGGCCCCTGGGCGCTGGACCGGATATTCGGCTCGCCCCGCGCGAGCGAGGCGGCGCCGGAGGCGCGGCGCGAGCCGTCCCGGGTCTGA
- a CDS encoding FAD/NAD(P)-binding protein has translation MAGDPHAIAVVGAGPRGTSVLERLCASAPELAPGTPLTVHMVDPSPPGAGRVWRTAQPEELLMNTVASQVTLFTDASVECGGPVRTGPSLYEWVTARGLAPGLGPDDYPSRALYGRYLEWVFGEVVRGAPDTVTVRTHRARAVRLEERADGEQVLTLDDGSRLEGLRAVVLAQGHLPAATDAAERRYAAHAERHGLRYYPPANPADVDLSLIAPGEPVLLRGLGLNFFDHMALLTAGRGGTFVPHTHGGLVYRPSGLEPRLYAGSRRGIPYHARGDNAKGPCGRHTPLLLTPDVLGHFRKRADAGDPPDFLTEIWPLVAKEAETVYYGALLTLRAPDTHIPAAPEAPEVPEAAEAPEVPEVLEAPGSGSGTPTPFTPARFRRHFLATEHGSPEEAAVLAAYGIPDAERWSWDAVAQPYRGRRFTGRDEFRRWLLAYAHQDAAHARLGNVEGPVKAALDVLRDLRNELRLIVDHGGLTGASRRAHLDRWYTPLNAFLSIGPPRRRIEEMAALIEAGVLDVLGPRLEVTLESPDQGGAEAGFAARSAEVPGPPVAATTLIEARLPEPDVRRTADELLIHLLETGQGRPHRVEGYETGGLDVTTAPYRLVDAQGRPHPRRFALGVPTEGVHWVTAAGARPGVNSVTLCDTDAVARAVLRVTTAREPRQEAAPMCAVGL, from the coding sequence TTGGCCGGAGACCCCCACGCGATAGCCGTCGTCGGCGCCGGGCCGCGCGGCACCAGCGTGCTGGAGCGCCTGTGCGCCTCGGCCCCGGAGCTGGCGCCCGGCACCCCGCTGACCGTGCACATGGTGGACCCCTCGCCGCCCGGCGCGGGACGGGTCTGGCGCACCGCCCAGCCGGAAGAGTTGCTGATGAACACCGTGGCCTCGCAGGTCACCCTGTTCACCGACGCGAGCGTCGAATGCGGCGGACCGGTGCGGACCGGGCCGAGCCTGTACGAATGGGTCACCGCGCGCGGCCTGGCGCCCGGCCTCGGCCCGGACGACTACCCCAGCCGCGCGCTCTACGGCCGCTATCTGGAGTGGGTGTTCGGCGAGGTGGTGCGGGGCGCGCCGGACACCGTGACCGTCCGGACGCACCGGGCCCGCGCCGTACGGCTGGAGGAACGGGCCGACGGCGAGCAAGTGCTGACACTGGATGACGGGAGCCGCCTGGAGGGGCTGCGCGCGGTCGTCCTGGCGCAGGGCCATCTGCCGGCGGCCACCGACGCCGCGGAGCGGCGGTACGCGGCCCACGCGGAGCGGCACGGGCTGCGCTACTACCCGCCCGCCAACCCCGCCGATGTCGACTTGTCGCTCATCGCGCCGGGCGAGCCGGTGCTGCTGCGCGGCCTCGGCCTCAACTTCTTCGACCACATGGCGCTGCTGACGGCGGGCCGGGGCGGCACGTTCGTCCCACACACGCACGGCGGTCTGGTCTACCGGCCCTCGGGACTCGAGCCACGGCTGTACGCGGGGTCGCGGCGCGGCATCCCGTACCACGCGCGGGGCGACAACGCGAAGGGTCCGTGCGGCCGGCACACCCCGCTGCTGCTGACCCCCGATGTGCTCGGCCACTTCCGCAAGCGCGCGGACGCAGGCGATCCACCGGACTTCCTGACCGAGATATGGCCGCTCGTGGCCAAGGAGGCCGAGACGGTCTACTACGGGGCGCTGCTGACTCTCCGCGCGCCCGACACCCACATCCCGGCCGCACCGGAAGCCCCGGAGGTCCCGGAAGCCGCGGAAGCCCCGGAGGTCCCCGAGGTCCTGGAAGCCCCCGGGTCCGGCTCCGGAACCCCCACCCCGTTCACCCCAGCACGCTTCAGGCGTCACTTTTTGGCCACCGAGCACGGCAGCCCCGAAGAGGCCGCCGTGCTCGCGGCGTACGGCATTCCGGACGCGGAGCGCTGGTCCTGGGACGCGGTGGCCCAGCCGTACCGCGGACGCCGGTTCACGGGGCGTGACGAATTCCGGCGGTGGCTGCTGGCCTACGCCCACCAGGACGCGGCGCACGCACGGCTGGGCAATGTCGAGGGCCCGGTCAAGGCCGCTCTCGACGTACTGCGCGACCTCCGCAACGAATTGCGTCTGATCGTCGACCACGGCGGGCTGACGGGGGCGTCCCGCCGCGCCCATCTGGACCGCTGGTACACCCCGCTCAACGCCTTCCTCTCGATCGGCCCGCCGCGCCGCCGGATCGAGGAGATGGCCGCGCTGATCGAGGCGGGCGTCCTGGACGTCCTCGGCCCACGGCTTGAAGTGACCTTGGAAAGTCCGGACCAAGGGGGAGCCGAGGCCGGTTTCGCCGCCCGGTCGGCCGAGGTTCCGGGTCCCCCGGTGGCGGCCACGACCCTGATCGAGGCGCGGCTGCCGGAGCCGGATGTGCGCCGGACCGCCGATGAGTTGCTGATCCATCTGCTGGAGACCGGGCAGGGCCGTCCACACCGGGTGGAGGGCTACGAGACCGGCGGCCTCGATGTCACCACCGCCCCCTACCGGCTGGTGGACGCCCAGGGCCGCCCGCATCCGCGGCGGTTCGCCCTCGGGGTGCCGACCGAGGGGGTCCACTGGGTGACGGCCGCGGGCGCGCGGCCGGGCGTGAACTCCGTCACCCTCTGCGACACGGACGCCGTGGCACGGGCGGTGCTGCGCGTGACGACCGCGCGGGAGCCCCGGCAGGAAGCTGCCCCGATGTGCGCCGTGGGGCTCTGA
- a CDS encoding alkaline phosphatase D family protein, which translates to MAGLRLGPLLRHVDWETGTGATVWVEADRPCEAEVRCADGAGGTARTWRIADHHYALIPVTGLRPGSETAYRVLLDGEQVWPLPDSSFPDSTIRTPAPAPGADSTDPAPVRVAFGSCRWAAPPSDASHDPVGPDALDTLAQALARAPEAPRPDVLVLLGDQVYADETSAETRRWLAERRDLSEPPGEQVADYEEYTRLYYESWLDPEVRWLLSTVPSCMIFDDHDVIDDWNTSEAWQRRMRATPWWRERILSGLMSYWVHQHLGNLSPAELAADPLYAEVRAAEDGTGALREFAARADADPGYTRWSYRRDFGRTRLLMVDTRAARVLEEGRRAMLTDKELAWVREQAMDGVGGFPGPEEPSPERPGAAPGGYEEGHHGGRQGGHHEGGYDHLLLGTSLPWLLPHFVHDVEAWNASVCGGGRGGRWARIAEDLRQRGDLEHWAAFPESFDALTDTIASVGRAPGAPATISVLSGDVHHAYVAAPDWSRWPSGPPRSQVRQLTCSPVHNSIYASIRLGFRFGWSAAGRALGRAFRRHGRVPHPRLSWHKTGGPWFGNQLMTLTLRGRTAHLRLDQAQSDPSGGGARLVAALETDWAGQSTP; encoded by the coding sequence ATGGCCGGGCTGCGCCTGGGACCACTGCTGCGCCATGTCGACTGGGAGACCGGCACCGGCGCGACCGTCTGGGTCGAGGCCGACCGGCCCTGTGAGGCCGAGGTGCGGTGCGCCGACGGCGCGGGCGGCACGGCCCGCACCTGGCGGATCGCGGACCACCACTACGCCCTGATCCCGGTCACCGGGCTGCGGCCGGGCAGCGAGACCGCCTACCGGGTGCTGCTGGACGGCGAGCAGGTCTGGCCGCTGCCGGACTCCTCGTTCCCCGACAGCACCATCCGCACCCCGGCCCCGGCCCCGGGCGCCGACTCCACGGACCCCGCGCCCGTGCGCGTGGCCTTCGGCTCCTGCCGGTGGGCCGCACCGCCCTCCGACGCCTCGCACGACCCCGTGGGGCCCGACGCGCTGGACACCCTCGCGCAGGCGCTCGCCCGCGCCCCGGAGGCCCCGCGCCCCGATGTGCTGGTGCTGCTGGGCGACCAGGTGTACGCGGACGAGACGTCCGCCGAGACCCGCCGCTGGCTGGCCGAGCGCCGCGATCTGAGCGAGCCGCCGGGCGAGCAGGTGGCGGACTACGAGGAGTACACCCGGCTCTACTACGAGTCCTGGCTGGACCCCGAGGTGCGCTGGCTGCTCTCCACCGTCCCCAGCTGCATGATCTTCGACGACCACGACGTCATCGACGACTGGAACACCAGCGAGGCGTGGCAGCGCCGGATGCGCGCCACCCCGTGGTGGCGGGAGCGGATACTGAGCGGGCTGATGTCCTACTGGGTCCATCAGCACCTGGGCAACCTCTCCCCCGCCGAACTGGCCGCCGACCCGCTCTACGCGGAGGTGCGCGCGGCGGAGGACGGCACCGGGGCGCTGCGGGAGTTCGCCGCCCGCGCCGACGCCGATCCGGGGTACACCCGCTGGAGCTACCGCCGCGACTTCGGCCGCACCCGGCTGCTGATGGTCGACACCCGCGCGGCGCGGGTGCTCGAGGAGGGCCGGCGGGCGATGCTGACCGACAAGGAGCTCGCCTGGGTGCGCGAGCAGGCCATGGACGGCGTGGGCGGCTTCCCCGGCCCGGAGGAGCCCAGCCCGGAGAGGCCCGGGGCGGCCCCCGGCGGCTACGAAGAGGGTCACCACGGCGGTCGCCAAGGCGGTCACCACGAGGGCGGCTACGACCATCTGCTGCTCGGCACCTCGCTGCCCTGGCTGCTGCCGCACTTCGTGCATGACGTCGAGGCGTGGAACGCCTCGGTGTGCGGCGGCGGACGCGGTGGGCGCTGGGCGCGGATCGCCGAGGATCTGCGGCAGCGCGGCGACCTGGAGCACTGGGCCGCGTTCCCCGAGTCCTTCGACGCGCTCACCGACACCATCGCCTCGGTGGGCCGCGCACCGGGCGCGCCCGCCACGATCAGCGTGCTCTCCGGCGATGTGCACCACGCCTATGTGGCCGCCCCGGACTGGTCGCGGTGGCCGTCCGGGCCGCCCCGCAGCCAGGTGCGCCAGTTGACCTGCTCCCCGGTCCACAACAGCATCTACGCCTCGATACGGCTGGGCTTCCGCTTCGGCTGGAGCGCGGCGGGCCGCGCCCTGGGCCGGGCGTTCCGGCGCCATGGGCGGGTGCCGCACCCCCGTTTGAGCTGGCACAAGACGGGTGGGCCCTGGTTCGGCAACCAGCTGATGACGCTGACCCTCCGGGGCCGTACCGCGCATCTGCGGCTGGACCAGGCGCAGTCGGACCCCTCGGGCGGCGGCGCCCGGCTGGTGGCGGCGCTGGAGACGGACTGGGCGGGTCAGTCGACCCCTTGA
- a CDS encoding HNH endonuclease family protein encodes MSDTFSRRRVYARRASVFGGFVALLGTLVLSGPAAEASPPTPPSAATARTQLASLTVKAEGSSDGYSRDKFPHWITQSGACNTREEVLKRDGKNVQTDSSCAATSGTWYSEYDGETWSASGDVDIDHVVPLSEAWKSGANSWTTAQRQSFANDLTHSQLIAVTDNVNQSKGDQDPAEWLPSRTAYHCMYARMWVSVKYTYKLTLDSAEKSALSGILNGC; translated from the coding sequence ATGTCGGACACGTTTTCTCGCCGTCGCGTCTACGCGCGTCGCGCCTCCGTCTTCGGCGGGTTCGTCGCCCTGCTGGGCACGCTCGTGCTGAGCGGGCCCGCCGCCGAGGCTTCCCCGCCCACTCCGCCCAGCGCCGCCACCGCCCGTACCCAGCTGGCCTCGCTGACCGTCAAGGCCGAGGGCTCGTCCGACGGTTACAGCCGCGACAAGTTCCCGCACTGGATCACCCAGAGCGGCGCCTGCAACACCCGCGAGGAAGTCCTCAAGCGCGACGGGAAGAACGTCCAGACCGACTCCAGCTGCGCGGCCACCAGCGGCACCTGGTACTCCGAGTACGACGGCGAGACCTGGTCCGCCTCCGGCGACGTGGACATCGACCACGTCGTGCCGCTCTCCGAGGCGTGGAAGTCCGGCGCCAACAGCTGGACCACCGCCCAGCGCCAGTCGTTCGCCAATGACCTGACCCACTCCCAGCTCATCGCCGTGACGGACAACGTCAACCAGTCCAAGGGCGACCAGGACCCCGCCGAGTGGCTGCCGTCCCGGACCGCCTACCACTGCATGTACGCCCGCATGTGGGTCTCGGTGAAGTACACCTACAAGCTCACCCTCGACTCGGCCGAGAAGTCCGCGCTCAGCGGCATACTCAACGGCTGCTGA
- a CDS encoding TMEM165/GDT1 family protein, which translates to MFSITVAAVVFGVVFLAELPDKTALAGLMLGTRYRASYVFVGVAAAFALHVGLAIAAGSVLTLLPHRLLQAIVGVLFLGGAAMLLFKKDDDEEEMRKPADQSFWKVSGAGFTLILIAEFGDLTQIMTANLAARYDDPLSVGVGALLALWAVAGLGIVGGRTLMRYVPLRLITRIAALVMLALAGFSLYEAIAA; encoded by the coding sequence GTGTTCAGCATCACCGTCGCCGCCGTGGTTTTCGGCGTCGTCTTCCTCGCCGAGCTGCCCGACAAGACCGCCCTGGCCGGGCTGATGCTCGGCACCCGTTACCGCGCGTCGTACGTCTTCGTCGGCGTGGCCGCCGCCTTCGCCCTTCACGTGGGGCTCGCGATCGCGGCGGGCAGTGTGCTCACCCTGCTGCCGCACCGCCTGCTGCAGGCGATCGTGGGGGTCCTCTTCCTCGGGGGAGCGGCGATGCTGCTCTTCAAGAAGGACGACGACGAGGAGGAGATGCGCAAGCCCGCCGACCAGAGCTTCTGGAAGGTCTCCGGGGCGGGCTTCACGTTGATCCTGATCGCCGAGTTCGGTGATCTGACCCAGATCATGACCGCGAACCTCGCCGCCCGCTACGACGACCCGCTGTCGGTGGGTGTCGGCGCGCTGCTGGCCCTGTGGGCCGTCGCGGGTCTGGGCATCGTGGGCGGCCGCACCCTGATGCGGTACGTACCGCTGCGGCTGATCACCAGGATCGCGGCCCTGGTGATGCTGGCGCTGGCCGGCTTCAGCCTGTACGAGGCCATCGCGGCCTGA
- a CDS encoding HAD-IA family hydrolase, with protein MSLTTRALLLDMDGTLVNSDAVVERYWRIWAAEQGLDPEQVLKVVHGRQGHATMAALLPDRPVEQNMADNRWMLERETTDLDGVVPVPGAPAFMAALAALPHALVTSADEALARARMGAAGLPMPEIRVTAERVGASKPDPEGFLKGAAELGFDPADCVVFEDSEAGIAAGRAAGMRIVGIGPRAGAHAPDAHVRDLEQVRIEALPDGTMRLHFSD; from the coding sequence ATGTCCCTCACCACCCGCGCACTCCTCCTCGACATGGACGGCACCCTGGTGAACTCGGACGCCGTGGTCGAGCGCTACTGGCGGATCTGGGCCGCCGAGCAGGGGCTCGACCCCGAGCAGGTCCTCAAGGTCGTCCACGGCCGACAGGGCCACGCCACGATGGCCGCGCTGCTCCCGGACCGCCCGGTGGAGCAGAACATGGCGGACAACCGCTGGATGCTGGAGCGCGAGACCACCGATCTCGACGGCGTCGTACCGGTGCCCGGCGCACCCGCTTTCATGGCCGCGCTGGCCGCACTCCCGCACGCCCTGGTGACCTCCGCCGACGAGGCACTCGCCCGCGCCCGCATGGGCGCCGCCGGGCTGCCGATGCCGGAGATACGGGTCACCGCGGAACGCGTCGGCGCGAGCAAGCCCGACCCGGAGGGCTTCCTCAAGGGCGCGGCCGAGCTGGGCTTCGACCCCGCCGACTGCGTGGTCTTCGAGGACTCGGAGGCAGGCATCGCGGCGGGCCGGGCGGCCGGAATGCGCATCGTCGGCATCGGCCCGCGCGCCGGGGCCCACGCCCCGGACGCGCATGTACGGGACCTGGAGCAGGTGCGGATCGAGGCCCTGCCCGACGGCACGATGCGACTGCACTTCTCGGACTGA
- a CDS encoding peptidoglycan-binding domain-containing protein, translated as MTAESCPHCFAPARANGRPGCTCAERAAAATATAGATDDQTRPNPQVTLPEERPAGPDPRDLRLFEEAERAAEAKTAARGAAKGEHAANAGDAGDAGDAGKGEGEETRVIDRVEERPGGDEGDEADGDADGDAPGPGRHRKSKRKVVAVVLAGAAAVAVAGSLAIGTGLLGDHKEDGGGGGASDHTLADSTVSPPAEEELPAEGPGTSSGSPSSSTTPRPSASGSVRAGAAPSEGGPSGSARPSASASATDSATKPGPSASGRPTSAPSDPPEPPGPPVLREGDSGAEVVELQKRLTQLLQYIGVADGKYDGGLRRIVSSYQDQHDITGDPDGVYGENTRRDLESRTDEP; from the coding sequence GTGACGGCAGAGTCCTGCCCGCACTGCTTCGCACCGGCGCGCGCCAACGGCCGCCCCGGCTGTACATGTGCCGAACGCGCCGCCGCGGCCACCGCGACGGCAGGTGCGACCGATGACCAGACCCGGCCGAACCCCCAGGTGACGCTCCCGGAGGAGCGCCCGGCCGGCCCCGATCCGCGCGATCTGCGCCTCTTCGAGGAGGCGGAGCGGGCGGCGGAGGCGAAGACGGCGGCGAGGGGGGCGGCGAAGGGGGAGCACGCCGCGAACGCCGGTGATGCCGGTGATGCCGGTGACGCCGGGAAGGGGGAGGGTGAGGAGACGCGGGTGATCGACCGCGTCGAGGAGAGACCCGGCGGGGACGAGGGGGACGAGGCCGACGGCGATGCCGACGGAGACGCCCCCGGCCCGGGCCGCCACCGCAAGAGCAAGCGCAAGGTCGTGGCGGTCGTCCTCGCGGGCGCGGCGGCCGTGGCGGTGGCCGGTTCGCTGGCGATCGGCACCGGTTTACTCGGTGACCACAAGGAGGACGGCGGCGGAGGCGGCGCGAGCGATCACACGCTCGCCGACAGCACCGTCAGCCCTCCGGCCGAGGAGGAGCTGCCGGCCGAAGGGCCCGGCACGTCGTCCGGCTCCCCCTCGTCGAGTACGACCCCCCGCCCCTCCGCGTCCGGCTCGGTACGGGCCGGCGCGGCCCCGAGCGAGGGCGGCCCCTCGGGCTCGGCCCGCCCCTCGGCGTCGGCCTCCGCGACCGACTCGGCGACGAAACCCGGGCCGAGCGCGTCCGGCCGTCCGACCTCCGCCCCGTCCGACCCGCCCGAGCCGCCCGGCCCGCCGGTGCTGCGCGAGGGCGACAGCGGGGCCGAGGTGGTCGAGCTCCAGAAGCGGCTGACCCAGCTGCTGCAGTACATCGGTGTGGCGGACGGGAAGTACGACGGGGGGCTGCGGAGGATCGTGTCCAGCTACCAGGACCAGCACGACATCACGGGTGATCCGGATGGCGTCTACGGCGAGAACACCCGCCGCGACCTCGAATCGAGAACCGACGAGCCGTAG
- a CDS encoding MDR family MFS transporter, with product MARDAGSPAPAPGGPGTPGTVAPGPGGDRPRRTVLVAIGALLLGMLLAALDQTIVSTALPTIVSDLGGLEHLSWVVTAYLLASTAATPLWGKLGDQYGRKKLFQTAIVIFLIGSALCGLAGNMAELIAFRALQGLGGGGLMVLSMAIVGDIVPPRDRGRYQGLFGAVFSAASVLGPLLGGVFVDRLSWRWVFYVNLPLGVVALLVVASVLHIPVRRTSHTIDYLGTFLIAVVAAALVLMTSLGGVTYGWGSWQIVGLAVAGMLLLAAFVRVETRAAEPVLPLTLFRSRTFTLCAVIGFIVGFAMFGSMTYLPTFLQIVQGVSPTTSGLHLLPLVLGTLVSSTVSGHLVSRTGRYKVFPVLGTAVTAVGLLLMHQLRESSGVAEMSAYFFVFGCGLGLVIQVLVLIVQNSVRYQDLGVATSGATFFRSIGASFGVSVFGTIFANNLGPHIADALAGRRLPPGVTPGALTSDPRTLGRLPPADQAAVRHAFSVSITDVFLYAVPVVLLAFLLAWYLREEPLRASVTAPDGSEILASNPVQRTSRDECARALSLLGSREGRRKVYADITRRAGLDLGPAASWMLLRIQHYGSVEPALLAERTPVPLRAITEAVRQIEARGLGRRYGLELFLTDDGREIATRLYRAREASLAELLGDWWSPDRPTDLTELVDELTRELCGSDAERPREGTPRPDHRGPPPPRGP from the coding sequence ATGGCGCGGGACGCCGGCAGCCCGGCTCCGGCCCCAGGGGGCCCAGGAACCCCCGGCACCGTGGCCCCCGGCCCGGGAGGGGACCGGCCGCGGCGCACGGTCCTCGTGGCCATCGGCGCGCTGCTGCTCGGCATGCTGCTCGCCGCGCTCGATCAGACGATCGTCTCCACCGCGCTGCCCACGATCGTCAGCGACCTCGGCGGTCTGGAGCATCTGTCCTGGGTCGTCACCGCGTATCTCCTCGCCTCGACCGCGGCCACCCCGCTGTGGGGCAAGCTCGGCGACCAGTACGGCCGCAAGAAGCTCTTCCAGACCGCGATCGTCATCTTCCTGATCGGCTCCGCGCTGTGCGGACTCGCCGGGAACATGGCCGAACTCATCGCCTTCCGCGCGCTGCAGGGGCTGGGCGGCGGCGGCCTCATGGTGCTGTCGATGGCCATCGTCGGCGATATCGTCCCGCCCCGTGACCGCGGCCGCTACCAGGGTCTCTTCGGCGCCGTCTTCAGCGCCGCCAGCGTGCTGGGGCCGCTGCTGGGCGGGGTGTTCGTGGACCGTCTCAGCTGGCGCTGGGTGTTCTACGTCAATCTGCCCCTCGGCGTCGTCGCCCTCCTCGTCGTCGCCTCCGTCCTGCACATCCCGGTGCGCCGCACCTCGCACACCATCGACTACCTCGGCACCTTCCTGATCGCCGTGGTGGCCGCCGCCCTGGTGCTCATGACCTCCCTCGGCGGGGTCACCTACGGCTGGGGCTCCTGGCAGATCGTCGGGCTCGCGGTGGCCGGCATGCTGCTGCTGGCGGCGTTCGTACGGGTGGAGACCCGCGCGGCCGAGCCGGTGCTGCCGCTCACGCTCTTCCGCAGCCGCACCTTCACGCTCTGCGCGGTCATCGGCTTCATCGTCGGCTTCGCGATGTTCGGGAGCATGACCTATCTGCCGACCTTCCTCCAGATCGTGCAGGGCGTCTCGCCGACCACGTCCGGCCTCCATCTGCTGCCGCTGGTCCTCGGCACGCTGGTCTCCTCCACCGTCTCCGGCCATCTGGTCAGCCGCACCGGCCGCTACAAGGTCTTCCCGGTCCTGGGCACCGCGGTCACCGCCGTCGGGCTGCTGCTGATGCACCAGCTGCGGGAGTCCAGCGGGGTGGCCGAGATGAGCGCGTACTTCTTCGTCTTCGGCTGCGGTCTCGGCCTGGTCATCCAGGTGCTGGTGCTGATCGTGCAGAACTCCGTCCGCTATCAGGACCTGGGCGTCGCCACCTCCGGCGCGACCTTCTTCCGCTCGATCGGCGCCTCGTTCGGCGTCTCCGTCTTCGGCACGATCTTCGCCAACAACCTCGGCCCGCATATCGCGGACGCCCTCGCCGGACGGCGTCTGCCACCCGGAGTCACCCCCGGCGCCCTCACCTCCGACCCCCGCACCCTCGGCCGGCTGCCGCCCGCGGACCAGGCCGCCGTCCGGCACGCGTTCTCCGTCTCCATCACCGACGTCTTCCTGTACGCGGTGCCGGTCGTACTGCTCGCCTTCCTCCTCGCCTGGTACCTCCGGGAGGAGCCGCTGCGCGCCAGCGTCACCGCGCCCGACGGCAGCGAGATACTCGCCAGCAACCCCGTGCAGCGCACCTCGCGCGACGAATGCGCCCGCGCGCTGTCCCTGCTGGGCAGCCGGGAGGGCCGCCGGAAGGTCTACGCGGACATCACCCGGCGCGCCGGTCTCGACCTCGGACCGGCCGCGAGCTGGATGCTGCTGCGCATCCAGCACTACGGCTCGGTCGAACCCGCCCTGCTCGCCGAGCGCACGCCCGTACCGCTGCGGGCCATCACCGAGGCGGTCCGGCAGATCGAGGCGCGGGGCCTCGGCCGCCGCTACGGTCTTGAGCTGTTCCTCACCGACGACGGCCGCGAGATCGCGACCAGGCTCTACCGGGCCCGCGAGGCGTCCCTCGCGGAACTCCTGGGCGACTGGTGGTCACCGGACCGCCCGACCGACCTGACCGAGCTGGTGGACGAGCTGACGCGGGAGCTGTGCGGCTCGGACGCGGAGCGGCCGAGGGAGGGCACGCCCCGCCCGGACCACCGCGGACCACCGCCGCCGCGGGGCCCCTGA